In the genome of Monodelphis domestica isolate mMonDom1 chromosome 2, mMonDom1.pri, whole genome shotgun sequence, one region contains:
- the P4HB gene encoding protein disulfide-isomerase, with product MLNRVLLCLALAVMAGVRADAPKEEDDVLVLNKSNFGEALKSYEYLLVEFYAPWCGHCKALAPEYAKAAGKLKAEGSKIRLAKVDATEESDLARQYGVRGYPTIKFFKNGDTTSPKEYTAGREAEDIVNWLKKRTSPAVTVLRDVAAAESLVDSSEVAVIGLFKDVDSEFVKQFTLAAESIDDIPFGISSSNDVYSKYQMDKDGIILLKKFDEGRNNYDGEITKENLMDFVNYHRLPLVIEFTEQTAPKIFGGEIKTHILLFLPKSVSDYDDKLSNFKKAAESFKGKILFIFIDSDHTDNQRILEFFGLKKEECPAVRLITLEEEMTKYKPESDELTAEKIKEFCDRFLEGKVKPHLMSQDLPDDWDKQPVKVLVGKNFEEVAFDEKKNVFVEFYAPWCGHCKQLAPIWDKLGETYKDHESIVIAKMDSTANEVEAVKVHSFPTLKFFPASADRTVIDYNGERTLEGFKKFLESGGQDGAGDDDDLEDLEEAEEPDMEEDDDQTAPKDEL from the exons ATGCTGAACCGCGTCCTGCTCTGCCTAGCCCTGGCCGTGATGGCCGGGGTCCGCGCTGACGCCCCTAAGGAAGAGGACGACGTCCTGGTCCTGAATAAGAGTAACTTCGGGGAGGCGTTGAAGAGCTACGAGTACCTCCTAGTGGAGTTCT atgCTCCTTGGTGTGGCCACTGTAAAGCTCTAGCACCTGAGTATGCCAAGGCAGCTGGAAAATTGAAGGCTGAAGGTTCTAAAATCAGATTGGCCAAAGTAGATGCCACTGAAGAATCTGATCTCGCACGGCAATATGGGGTTCGGGGGTACCCTACTATCAAATTTTTTAAGAATGGAGATACAACTTCTCCTAAAGAGTATACAG CTGGTAGAGAAGCTGAAGACATTGTGAACTGGCTGAAGAAACGGACTAGTCCAGCAGTCACTGTCCTGAGAGATGTTGCTGCTGCTGAGTCCTTGGTGGATTCCAGTGAAGTTGCTGTTATTGGCTTATTCAAG GATGTAGATTCAGAATTTGTCAAACAGTTCACATTGGCTGCAGAGTCCATCGATGatatcccatttggaatttcttCCAGCAATGATGTGTATTCCAAATATCAAATGGATAAAGATGGCATTATCCTCCTTAAGAAG tttGATGAAGGTAGAAACAACTACGATGGAGAGATTACCAAGGAGAACCTAATGGATTTTGTTAATTATCACCGGCTGCCCTTAGTCATTGAGTTCACGGAGCAG ACGGCCCCCAAAATTTTTGGAGGTGAAATCAAGACTCATATCCTGCTGTTTCTGCCAAAAAGTGTTTCTGACTATGATGACAAACTGAGTAACTTCAAAAAAGCAGCAGAAAGCTTCAAAGGGAAG ATCCTATTTATCTTCATTGATAGTGACCATACTGACAACCAGAGGATCCTTGAGTTCTTTGGCTTAAAGAAAGAGGAGTGCCCAGCTGTCCGCCTCATCACTTTGGAAGAGGAGATGACCAAGTACAAGCCTGAGTCAGATGAATTAACAgcagaaaagataaaagaattcTGTGACCGATTTTTGGAAGGCAAAGTCAAG CCTCATTTAATGAGCCAGGACCTACCTGATGACTGGGACAAGCAGCCTGTTAAAGTACTAGTTGGGAAGAACTTTGAGGAAGTTGCTTTTgatgaaaaaaagaatgtcttTGTGGAATTTT ATGCTCCCTGGTGTGGTCACTGCAAACAGCTGGCTCCCATTTGGGATAAATTGGGAGAGACTTATAAGGATCATGAAAGTATAGTCATTGCCAAGATGGACTCAACGGCTAATGAAGTAGAGGCAGTTAAGGTTCACAGTTTCCCTACGTTAAAGTTCTTCCCTGCAAGTGCTGACAGAACG GTAATTGATTACAATGGAGAGAGAACACTAGAAGGTTTCAAAAAGTTCCTGGAGAGTGGTGGACAAGATGGGGCAGGGGATGATGAc